One window from the genome of Saccharomyces mikatae IFO 1815 strain IFO1815 genome assembly, chromosome: 4 encodes:
- the SMKI04G6400 gene encoding putative hydrolase (similar to Saccharomyces cerevisiae YDR444W; ancestral locus Anc_5.560), whose translation MKNSLEVNKSEGTLLVDERKRLRIGELYRYKFSVNRDVLKEHGLDVSYLFVRIKNEESPLLRPVYLTGPYSFYIDIRPHNYNENRKFRGKETISFIENLKPDERFKVKILLNKNSRVGDSSNYSWTVDIISQLAVTTIPKLEFTFRIGTTRRVVKRSNELFENIEGVSLEMWDTKTLWDLPPKFPEKPVHLVIVTHGIFSNIGCDMLYMKDKIEEMTFPMNESINPNIIVRGFMGNIGKSGHGVHCLGVRVGKYVLEIVDKLNKKYKVDKISFIGHSLGGPTQSMAVRYITVKKPDFFDPVNGVKPVNFITLASPFIGVIGDFPFYLSVPLDMGALGLTGRDLNLKYTPLTSKDGLYTDDDSNPEHSKYILEILPQAPAKKIFESFKRRTIYANIMDDGIVPLRTAALLYLDWRGIHKVQKIRKENKNQSTSGGYNSSDSRESSTASSPSSKNDNNVGEIPPESPNKKAALQWSLPQAVIHGSKINKYKRGQTNEAASNSDNERGVIFDGQKFQPPKEANTVLSALSVLTAAIPDQEYIKNPAVRKDEVIHDKLYHPEELPPPHYENRPIVKKLIYPNESVNRIQERIAREWQETMTWRKVLVQIQPDSHNNIIVRRRFVNLYGYVAVEHMVEHHFGTKVCSELADDPNEPKDESNQPQHLESSNEQNNRSKSKGVVDAL comes from the coding sequence atgaaaaattcgCTCGAGGTAAATAAATCGGAGGGTACCTTACTAGTAGATGAGAGGAAGAGATTAAGAATAGGAGAGCTATATCGCTACAAGTTTTCTGTGAACAGAGATGTACTTAAAGAACACGGTTTAGATGTATCATACTTATTTGTAAGAATCAAGAACGAAGAGAGCCCACTTCTACGACCGGTTTATTTGACGGGACCATATTCCTTCTACATTGATATTAGACCGCATAACTATAATGAGAATCGCAAGTTTCgaggaaaagaaacgaTCTCATTTATCGAAAATCTGAAACCAGATGAAAGAtttaaagtaaaaatattgCTGAACAAAAATTCCAGAGTTGGTGACAGTTCAAATTATTCCTGGACCGTTGATATAATTTCACAATTGGCGGTGACCACGATCCCAAAGCTGGAATTCACGTTTAGGATAGGAACTACTCGGAGGGTGGTTAAGAGATCCAATGagctttttgaaaatattgaagGCGTTTCTTTGGAGATGTGGGATACCAAAACTCTTTGGGATTTACCACCAAAATTTCCAGAAAAGCCTGTACATCTTGTTATTGTGACACATGGTATCTTTTCTAATATCGGGTGCGATATGTTATATATGAAAgataaaattgaagaaatgacGTTCCCGATGAATGAGTCTATTAATCCGAATATAATAGTCCGGGGGTTTATGGGCAACATTGGGAAATCAGGTCATGGAGTACATTGCTTAGGTGTTAGGGTTGGAAAGTATGTCCTTGAAATTGTTGATAAGTTGAACAAAAAGTATAAAGTGGACAAGATATCATTTATTGGTCATTCCTTGGGAGGACCAACACAATCCATGGCAGTTCGTTACATTACCGTAAAAAAaccagatttttttgatccGGTGAATGGTGTCAAACCAGTTAATTTTATTACGCTAGCTAGTCCCTTTATTGGTGTTATTGGTGACTTCCCCTTTTATTTGTCGGTTCCGCTTGATATGGGTGCCCTGGGTTTGACAGGAAGAGActtaaatttgaaatacaCACCTTTAACATCCAAAGACGGATTATATACAGACGATGACTCTAATCCGGAACATTCCAAATACATATTGGAGATTCTTCCACAAGCACCggccaaaaaaatattcgAGTCTTTCAAAAGGAGAACCATATATGCCAACATCATGGATGATGGTATCGTTCCATTACGAACTGCCGCGCTTCTATATTTGGATTGGCGAGGTATACATAAAGTccaaaaaatcagaaaagaaaataagaatcAATCAACTTCTGGCGGGTATAATTCCTCCGACAGCCGAGAAAGTAGTACAGCATCATCGCCTTCTAgtaaaaatgataataacgTTGGCGAGATTCCTCCAGAAAGTCCGAATAAAAAAGCGGCCTTACAGTGGAGCTTACCTCAAGCTGTCATACATGGGagtaaaataaataaatacaaAAGAGGACAGACCAATGAGGCAGCCTCAAATTCGGATAATGAACGTGGAGTAATCTTTGACGGTCAAAAATTCCAACCTCCAAAAGAAGCTAATACAGTATTATCAGCTTTATCAGTTCTGACCGCGGCTATACCAGATCAAGAGTATATCAAAAATCCAGCCGTAAGGAAAGATGAAGTCATACATGACAAACTTTATCACCCAGAAGAATTGCCTCCTCCACATTATGAAAATAGGCCTATTGTTAAGAAGCTTATATATCCTAACGAGAGTGTCAACAGAATCCAAGAACGAATTGCCAGGGAATGGCAAGAAACGATGACTTGGCGAAAAGTATTAGTGCAAATCCAGCCAGATTCGcacaataatataatagtaAGGAGAAGATTTGTCAACCTGTACGGTTATGTTGCCGTAGAGCACATGGTTGAACACCATTTCGGTACTAAAGTTTGTAGCGAACTCGCTGATGATCCAAATGAGCCAAAAGATGAATCAAATCAACCACAGCACCTCGAATCATCAAATGAACAAAACAATCGGAGTAAATCTAAGGGTGTGGTCGACGCCTTATGA
- the ECM11 gene encoding Ecm11p (similar to Saccharomyces cerevisiae ECM11 (YDR446W); ancestral locus Anc_5.561), protein MTVIKTEPTSEVTLYSPPSKEALAKDDQQKRKQNNKQSSSINSRSSLTKHKTVPKTQEKKTINTDKQDLSAFLLNPSLIVKPSESQKKEHPVTNNDTPNVKTEFTGLQPLTPISKKRALKEKPTPENYSTLDLKNEKSCTQKKPKRLSSVTEINSSEYKISLDGQNASSQGREKSQEPTENPGSYHKTKNYLFDRPDLLETCLQDYSSMLPADVAEEDQEYFVSVADSTLEEWTNKGQQILDQQFQLYQEIIKKRIELSYKFKGIVSVINDRADALEEQGQQLEGKIKKVKSLANEILNII, encoded by the coding sequence ATGACTGTTATAAAAACCGAACCAACAAGTGAAGTAACACTATACTCTCCTCCATCGAAAGAAGCATTGGCCAAAGATGATCagcaaaagagaaaacaaaataataaacaatCTTCAAGTATAAATAGCCGCTCAAGTTTGACAAAGCATAAAACTGTCCCCAAAAcacaggaaaagaaaacaatcaaCACAGATAAACAAGATCTCTCTgcatttttgttaaatCCCTCCCTTATTGTGAAACCTTCCGAAAGCCAAAAGAAGGAACATCCTGTAACCAATAACGATACGCCTAATGTAAAAACAGAATTCACAGGACTTCAGCCTCTAAcaccaatttcaaaaaaaagggctCTGAAGGAGAAACCAACACCAGAAAATTACAGTACTTTAGATTTAAAGAACGAAAAATCTTGCACTCaaaaaaagccaaaaaGACTTTCTTCAGTGACAGAGATTAATAGCTCTGaatataaaatatcattAGATGGTCAAAATGCCTCATCTCAAGGTAGAGAAAAGTCGCAAGAACCGACCGAAAATCCAGGAAGTTACCATAAAACAAAGAATTACCTCTTTGACAGGCCTGATCTTTTGGAAACCTGCCTTCAAGACTACTCCAGCATGCTACCGGCAGATGTAGCGGAAGAAGATCAAGAATATTTCGTCAGCGTAGCCGATTCTACATTGGAGGAATGGACAAACAAGGGCCAGCAAATCCTTGACCAACAGTTCCAACTTTACCAagaaataattaagaaACGAATAGAATTGAGCTACAAATTCAAAGGAATAGTTTCTGTAATCAACGATAGGGCAGACGCCTTAGAAGAACAAGGTCAACAATTGGAGggaaaaatcaagaagGTTAAAAGTTTGGCCAATGAAATTCTcaatattatataa